One Coregonus clupeaformis isolate EN_2021a chromosome 21, ASM2061545v1, whole genome shotgun sequence DNA window includes the following coding sequences:
- the paxip1 gene encoding PAX-interacting protein 1, whose translation MSDEEPKVPEELFKDVKFYVVGDIDQKVIQLLKAGKGKEVSYNALATHIIAEDGDNPEVGESREVFDLPVVKPSWVTLSVRCGDLLPVTGFSPESGQIFFGVTACLPKLPEDLNTLWALITFYGGDCQLNLNKKCTHLIVPEPKGEKYEVALKHSSIKIVTPEWITHSALDKSRKDEALYHPRLTYQEVEEDEESEYESCSEGSYSPPGRRRPGPRSRRSSPSSRDDSPASGRGGTSPKAERRDELMFDDSDDSSTEKEERNLNWTPAEMTGPPPGPKRRLQPGKDSGLINLCASVPPVPGSAGPSEARAALVPSGAQPGAERTEGMASWSPAARTLRNITNNSDIQQTTRPSNVAHILQSLSASTKTLEQQQQQTNQGQPNAQPNPLLFNQAKPQGQQQLTAEAQQQLLQQQSHQVPQQPQQQQQPQQQQQPQQQPQQQHPPQQLPQQQHPMLQHLPPQQLMQLHHQQQQQQQQQQQQPQVPQPGFPPQLPQQQAHQFIQQQQPQQQQIHQQQIFTQQQQQQQPPHAFSQQQLRPQQLLRPPMQQQLQQQQQHALQQQLQQFQQHRLQLQLQQQQQQQQQQQNQQQQQLHQQHLQQQQQQHFLQQQMQQQHMQQLQQQQQQQHLKSQQQSLQQHPSQQPLQQQPQGSLQPQLQPPQVHQLFGHEPGQEIPEDGFLVGCVFAVADYPEQMADKQLLATWKRIIQAYGGIVDSSLNNRCTHLLCETQVSSMYVQALREGRRCVTAHWLNTILKKKKMVPPHRTLHLPFAFPPGAKPCSQHIISVTGFVDSDRDDLKLMAYLTGARYTGYLCRSNTVLICKEPSGLKYEKAKEWRIPCVNAQWLCDILLGNFEALRQIQHSRYSNFNLQEPLIPNQHLVQNLLGAWRAPVKVSPDALAALQLQQKQKQSESNSQPPNKKPRLEEIQSPTKKLPPESTPYIFFTGFEPTQVQQFMKRLHNLGGEIAESAQKCTHLVANKVTRTVKFLTAMSIVKHIVTPEWLEESWKSQKFVDEHNYMLRDAEAEVLFGFSLEESLKRAHTAPLFKGKYFYITPGICPRLTTMKAIVESAGGKVLSKQPSFRKIMEHKQNKNLPEIILISCENDLHLCREYFLKNIDTHNAEFILTGVLTQNMDYESYKFT comes from the exons ATGTCGGATGAAGAACCGAAGGTCCCAGAAGAGCTCTTCAAAGATGTTAAATTTTACGTGGTCGGGGACATTGACCAAAAG GTTATCCAGCTGCTGAAAGCGGGGAAAGGCAAGGAGGTCTCATACAATGCCTTGGCTACACACATCATAGCAGAGGATGGAGATAACCCAGAGGTTGGGGAGTCACGAGAGGTCTTTGACCTTCCAGTTGTCAAG CCATCTTGGGTGACTTTGTCCGTCAGATGTGGAGACCTGCTACC AGTTACAGGTTTCTCCCCAGAGTCAGGACAAATATTCTTTGGTGTCACGGCATGTCTGCCTAAA CTACCAGAAGATCTGAACACTCTTTGGGCCTTGATCACTTTTTATGGCGGTGACTGTCAACTCAACCTAAACAAGAAATGTACTCACCTGATTGTTCCAGAGCCAAAAGGG GAAAAGTATGAGGTTGCCCTGAAGCACAGCAGCATCAAAATTGTCACGCCGGAGTGGATCACACACTCAGCGTTAGACAAGAGCAGGAAGGACGAGGCTCTGTACCACCCTCGGCTGACCTACCAGGAGGtggaagaggatgaggagagcgAGTACGAGTCGTGCTCCGAGGGCAGTTACAGCCCTCCAGGCCGCAGGCGCCCAGGCCCTAGGTCCCGGAGATCCAGCCCCTCATCAAGAGACGACTCCCCTGCTAGCGGCCGAGGAGGGACCTCGCCCAAAGCCGAGCGACGAGACGAGCTCATGTTTGATGACTCAGATGACTCTTCCACGGAGAAGGAGGAGCGGAACCTGAACTGGACCCCAGCAGAGATGACTGGTCCGCCCCCAGGTCCCAAACGCAGACTGCAGCCAGGGAAGGACTCTGGCCTGATCAACCTCTGTGCCAGTGTGCCCCCTGTGCCGGGCAGTGCAGGGCCATCAGAAGCCCGGGCTGCCCTAGTACCCAGTGGTGCCCAGCCAGGGGCAGAGAGGACGGAGGGCATGGCAAGCTGGAGCCCAGCGGCCAGGACACTAAGGAACATCACCAACAACTCTGACATCCAGCAGACCACAAGGCCCTCCAACGTTGCACAC ATCCTACAGAGTCTCTCTGCCTCAACGAAGAcactggagcagcagcagcagcaaacgAACCAGGGCCAGCCCAACGCCCAACCCAACCCGCTCCTGTTCAACCAAGCCAAGCCCCAAGGTCAGCAGCAGCTCACAGCCGAAGCACAGCAGCAGTTACTGCAGCAGCAGTCCCATCAGGTCCCCCAacagccacaacaacaacaacagccacaacaacaacaacagccacaaCAACAGCCACAACAACAACACCCACCTCAGCAGCTGCCACAGCAGCAGCACCCCATGCTGCAGCATCTCCCACCACAGCAGCTCATGCAGTTGCACCAccagcaacaacaacagcagcagcagcagcagcagcagccgcaGGTTCCTCAGCCAGGTTTCCCTCCTCAGTTGCCACAACAACAAGCCCATCAGTTCATCCAGCAGCAGCAGCCACAGCAACAGCAGATTCACCAACAACAGATCTTCACccagcaacaacagcaacaacaaccacCACATGCATTCTCGCAGCAACAACTGCGACCGCAGCAGCTCCTCCGGCCACCGATGCAGCAGCagctccagcagcagcagcagcatgctTTACAACAGCAGctgcagcagttccagcagcacagGCTCCAGTTACAGCTccaacagcaacagcagcagcagcaacagcagcagaacCAGCAGCAACAGCAACTCCATCAACAACACctccaacagcagcagcagcagcatttcctgcagcaacagatgcagcagcagcacatgcagcagctccaacaacagcagcagcagcaacatctGAAGAGCCAGCAGCAGTCGCTGCAGCAGCATCCTAGCCAGCAGCCACTCCAGCAGCAGCCGCAAGGATCACTACAGCCTCAGCTCCAGCCGCCTCAAGTGCACCAGCTGTTTGGCCATGAGCCAGGACAAGAGA TTCCAGAAGATGGCTTCTTGGTGGGCTGTGTGTTTGCTGTTGCTGACTACCCAGAGCAGATGGCAGACAAGCAGCTCCTTGCCACATGGAAGAga ATTATCCAGGCCTATGGTGGAATTGTGGACTCCTCTCTCAACAACCGCTGCACTCACCTGCTCTGTGAAACTCAAGTCAGCAGCATGTATGTCCAG GCTCTACGGGAGGGGAGGCGCTGTGTCACTGCCCACTGGCTGAACACAATCCTGAAAAAAAAGAAGATGGTTCCTCCCCACAGAACACTACACCTCCCCTTCGCCTTCCCACCTGGAGCCAAGCCCTGCTCACAACAC ATCATCTCTGTGACTGGCTTTGTGGACTCAGACCGCGATGACCTAAAGCTGATGGCCTACCTGACAGGAGCCAGATACACAGGCTACCTCTGTCGTAGCAACACCGTGCTCATCTGTAAAGA aCCCAGTGGTCTGAAGTATGAGAAGGCCAAGGAGTGGAGGATCCCCTGCGTCAACGCCCAGTGGCTCTGTGACATCCTCCTGGGGAACTTTGAGGCTCTCCGGCAGATCCAGCACAGCAGATACTCCAACTTCAACCTGCAGGAACCACTCATCCCCAACCAGCATCTGGTTCAGAACCTACTGG GTGCTTGGCGGGCTCCTGTGAAGGTTTCACCTGATGCGTTGGCGGCATTGCAACTGCAACAGAAGCAGAAACAGTCTGAGTCCAACTCTCAGCCTCCAAATAAGAAGCCAAG ACTTGAGGAGATTCAATCCCCAACCAAGAAGCTTCCACCAGAGTCTACACCGTACATTTTCTTTACTGGCTTTGAGCCAACACAGGTCCAGCAATTCATGAAG AGGCTGCACAACCTTGGAGGGGAGATTGCAGAGAGTGCTCAGAAGTGCACCCATCTGGTGGCCAACAAGGTGACGAGGACGGTGAAGTTTCTCACAGCCATGTCAATCGTCAAGCACATCGTCACCCCTGAGTGGTTAGAAGAGAGCTGGAAGAGCCAGAAGTTTGTTG ATGAGCATAACTACATGCTGAGAGATGCAGAAGCAGAGGTGCTGTTTGGCTTCAGTCTGGAAGAGTCACTGAAGAGGGCCCACACTGCACCACTCTTCAAG gGCAAGTATTTCTACATTACCCCTGGGATCTGTCCCAGACTTACCACTATGAAAGCCATCGTAGAGAGCGCAGGAGGCAAGGTGCTCTCCAAGCAGCCATCCTTCCGCAAAATAATGGAGCACAAGCAGAACAAG AACCTTCCTGAGATCATCCTGATATCCTGTGAGAATGATCTTCATCTATGTAGAGAGTACTTCTTGAAGAACATTG ACACTCACAATGCTGAGTTTATATTGACTGGAGTATTGACACAGAACATGGATTATGAATC ATATAAATTCACATGA